GAAGAATATATTCATAGTTTTCCACAAGATGTTCAAGAGATATTGCAAAAAATACGTGTGATTATAAAAGAGAATATTCCTGAGGTATCAGAGCAGATAAGTTATGGTATGCCTGCGTATAAATTATATGGAAAACCACTTGTGTATTTTGGAGCTTATAGACATCATATAGGATTCTATGCTACTCCATCGGGTCATTCGGAGTTTGCTGAAGAACTTTCACATTATAAACGAGGGAAAGGTTCTGTTCAGTTTCCTATTGATAAACCTATTCCTTTTGATCTTATATCTCGTATAGTGAAATTTAGAGCCATGGAAAATCAGAAAAAGGAAACCAAGTCATCTTTTCAAAGAGGATAGAAAGAGACTTTATATACTCCCAAAGAAAGAACGTATTTATTATATGGTACTTTTCAAAGCAGTATTTATATCATATATGAGGTCATCGCTATCTTCTATTCCTATACTTAATCGGATGAGATTATCTGTGAGTCCATTTTTGAGGCGTTCTT
This DNA window, taken from Chitinophagaceae bacterium, encodes the following:
- a CDS encoding DUF1801 domain-containing protein; translated protein: MNTTFRDVEEYIHSFPQDVQEILQKIRVIIKENIPEVSEQISYGMPAYKLYGKPLVYFGAYRHHIGFYATPSGHSEFAEELSHYKRGKGSVQFPIDKPIPFDLISRIVKFRAMENQKKETKSSFQRG